The following are from one region of the Eulemur rufifrons isolate Redbay chromosome 17, OSU_ERuf_1, whole genome shotgun sequence genome:
- the STARD4 gene encoding stAR-related lipid transfer protein 4, whose product MEGLPDVTSFATKLKNTLIQYHNIEDDKWQVAKKTKDVTVWRKPSEEFNGYLYKAQGVIDDIVNSVIDHIRPGPCRLDWDSLMTSLDILEHLEENCCVMRYTTAGQLWNIISPREFVDFSYTVGYKEGLLSCGVSLDWSQKRPEFVRGYNHPCGWFCVPLKDNPNQSLLTGYIQTDLRGMIPQSAVDTAMASTLANFYGDLRKAL is encoded by the exons ATGGAAGGCCTGCCTGATGTTACTTCTTTTGCGACTAAACTTAAAAACACTCTCATACAGTACCATAACATTGAAGATGATAAGTGGCAAGTTGCTAAGAAAACA aaagatGTAACAGTTTGGAGAAAACCCTCAGAAGAATTTAATGGATATCT ctaCAAAGCTCAAGGTGTTATAGATGACATTGTCAATAGTGTAATAGACCATATACGCCCAGGGCCTTGTCGTTTGGATTGGGACAGCTTAATGACTTCACTGGATATTTTGGAGCACCTGGAAGAG aattgctGTGTGATGCGTTACACTACCGCTGGTCAGCTTTGGAATATAATTTCCCCAAGAGAGTTCGTTGATTTTTCCTATACTGTGGGCTATAAAGAAGGGCTTTTATCCTGTG GGGTAAGTCTTGACTGGAGTCAAAAGAGACCAGAATTTGTTCGAGGATATAACCATCCTTGTGGTTGGTTTTGTGTTCCCCTCAAAGACAATCCAAACCAGAGTCTTTTGACTGGTTATATTCAGACAGATCTGCGTGGGATGATTCCTCAGTCTGCGGTAGATACAGCTATGGCAAGCACTTTAGCCAACTTCTATGGTGATTTACGGAAAGCTTTATAA